The following proteins are co-located in the Haloarcula marismortui ATCC 43049 genome:
- a CDS encoding potassium channel family protein, protein MYCPRAGSDLLPATQDVDMASLPVEVLMGIYLGLLVGVIPALVSWALGFSFKYFTGITVPGFGVVVLAIALAGVSGGLMALADKSITQAPNAERIITAIILVGMVSLYAHSKGDQLGANFPKRLSLQGLREKKLSADVVEFVGGRDEVRIRIVGDVADMEGYPALAEPLRAEIRSEEWRFPADLRIGELERRMEERLKSEFDLGDAAVSIDEQGRATVVAAPPFSGLSKRVGDNRHAVSVDALLPTGLARNDEVTVLTEDAQVRGTVVSARSTPSADETPAETPTEPEIADSEAPPTPVQAPTTDGGEGRLTVAVTRTDVQPLLRSAQPKVVVEPRGTHREYELVSLLRRAGSRFRRLTVRADGPLDGTTLRDAHVREAYDVAIVASRTPDGWQVAPRGDAVVEAGDELYAIGRRTDLDAFAEAVA, encoded by the coding sequence ATGTACTGTCCGCGGGCCGGAAGCGATTTACTACCGGCCACGCAGGATGTGGACATGGCTTCGCTCCCGGTCGAGGTGTTGATGGGGATCTATCTGGGGTTGTTGGTGGGAGTGATACCGGCGCTCGTGTCGTGGGCGCTTGGGTTCAGTTTCAAGTACTTTACCGGCATTACCGTGCCGGGGTTCGGTGTTGTCGTGCTGGCAATCGCACTTGCCGGCGTCAGCGGCGGCCTCATGGCACTGGCGGATAAGTCGATTACGCAGGCCCCTAACGCCGAGCGCATCATCACCGCAATCATTCTCGTGGGGATGGTGTCGCTGTACGCTCACAGCAAGGGCGACCAGCTTGGGGCGAACTTCCCGAAGCGGCTCTCCTTGCAGGGGCTCCGCGAGAAGAAACTCTCGGCCGATGTGGTCGAATTTGTCGGCGGCCGCGACGAAGTCCGTATTCGCATCGTCGGCGACGTGGCCGACATGGAGGGGTATCCTGCGCTTGCGGAGCCGCTCCGGGCCGAAATCCGCAGCGAGGAGTGGCGGTTCCCGGCCGACCTCCGCATCGGCGAACTCGAACGCCGGATGGAGGAGCGGCTGAAATCGGAGTTCGACCTCGGCGACGCCGCCGTCTCCATCGACGAGCAGGGGCGAGCGACGGTTGTCGCCGCGCCGCCGTTTTCGGGCCTGTCGAAGCGTGTGGGCGACAACCGCCACGCCGTCTCGGTGGACGCGCTGTTGCCGACCGGGCTGGCCCGAAACGATGAGGTGACAGTGCTGACTGAGGACGCACAAGTTCGGGGAACCGTCGTCAGTGCCCGGTCGACGCCGTCGGCTGACGAGACACCAGCCGAGACCCCGACGGAACCGGAAATCGCCGACTCCGAGGCGCCCCCAACGCCGGTTCAGGCACCGACGACTGACGGCGGCGAGGGCCGGCTCACGGTCGCCGTGACCCGGACGGACGTGCAACCGCTCTTGCGGTCGGCCCAGCCAAAGGTCGTTGTCGAACCCCGCGGGACCCACCGGGAGTACGAACTCGTCTCCCTGCTCCGGCGGGCCGGAAGCCGGTTCCGGCGGCTTACAGTTCGCGCCGACGGCCCGCTTGACGGGACGACGCTCCGGGACGCTCACGTTCGGGAGGCCTACGACGTTGCCATCGTCGCCAGCCGGACGCCGGACGGCTGGCAGGTCGCGCCACGCGGCGACGCAGTCGTCGAAGCCGGCGACGAACTGTACGCGATTGGCCGCCGCACCGACCTCGACGCCTTCGCGGAGGCGGTCGCATGA
- a CDS encoding NAD-binding protein, translated as MDRPRNWLGARTTILLPVLVAVLSFVTGVVNISAVSISGPLGDLIPRSIQRTAGFTGALTGFTLLVSVVGLRRRLRIAWYATIVLLPVAAVQGLVQNSAVTLPFVGPVPSSAVSIPLVVLSLISLPAMLLNRRRFDRPIDLSTAQLAAGAALLGSLMYGTAGSYALRDDFTNLSTATDAFYYTLVTASTVGYGDVTPQSQQAKLFGMSVVVLGTASFAIALGSLLGPAIEKRLSEALGNMTDAQLDLLENHVLVLGHGDLTEPIIEELTGAIDFVVITPDTETATRLQQQDIAVLTADPSDEEPMQRAGIEDAVAVVAATNDDAQDALAILTAQTLNPEVNIVAAATDRENIEKLRRAGADTVISPAVLGGHLIVQSALGREGMENIADHLLDVNDEDDADI; from the coding sequence ATGGACAGGCCGCGGAACTGGTTGGGAGCGCGCACAACAATCCTCTTGCCGGTGCTTGTGGCGGTGCTGTCGTTCGTCACTGGTGTGGTCAACATCAGTGCCGTATCGATCAGCGGACCGCTCGGAGACCTCATTCCGCGAAGCATCCAGCGTACCGCCGGATTTACCGGTGCGCTCACCGGATTCACGCTACTCGTTAGCGTCGTCGGACTCCGACGCCGCCTGCGAATCGCGTGGTACGCGACCATCGTCTTACTGCCCGTGGCGGCGGTTCAGGGGCTGGTACAGAACTCGGCGGTGACGCTTCCGTTCGTCGGCCCCGTGCCGAGTTCGGCGGTGTCGATTCCGCTCGTGGTGCTCTCGCTGATTTCGCTCCCGGCAATGTTGCTGAACCGGCGGCGGTTCGACCGACCAATTGACCTCTCGACAGCGCAACTGGCCGCTGGCGCGGCACTCCTCGGTTCGCTTATGTACGGAACGGCGGGCTCGTACGCGCTCCGGGACGATTTCACCAATCTCTCGACAGCGACCGATGCGTTCTACTACACACTGGTCACGGCCAGTACCGTCGGGTACGGCGACGTGACCCCACAGAGCCAGCAGGCGAAACTATTCGGGATGTCCGTGGTCGTCCTCGGGACGGCCAGTTTCGCCATCGCGCTTGGGTCGCTGCTGGGCCCGGCAATCGAGAAGCGGCTTTCGGAGGCACTCGGAAACATGACTGACGCACAACTGGACTTGCTCGAGAACCACGTACTGGTGCTCGGCCACGGCGACCTGACGGAACCGATTATCGAAGAACTGACCGGCGCAATCGATTTCGTGGTCATCACGCCGGACACGGAGACAGCGACACGGCTCCAGCAACAGGATATCGCCGTCCTGACTGCGGACCCGAGTGACGAGGAACCCATGCAACGGGCCGGTATCGAGGACGCTGTGGCGGTCGTCGCAGCGACGAACGACGACGCACAGGACGCGCTAGCGATACTGACGGCACAGACGCTCAACCCCGAGGTTAACATCGTCGCTGCGGCGACCGACCGCGAGAACATCGAGAAACTCCGACGAGCGGGCGCGGACACGGTCATCAGCCCGGCAGTGCTGGGTGGCCACCTCATCGTCCAGTCGGCGCTGGGCCGGGAGGGGATGGAAAAT
- a CDS encoding histidine kinase N-terminal 7TM domain-containing protein: protein MNLFGSPPAFLAYVAAYALAAVGCGIGLYRATRMEDPDTRRGMVGLLVCSGGWAALELGFLITPGTLGYAFYLGSLIVGLATVGAWLYFCSAYTGRAFHRNRSYRVVAVSTYLSIVIVKLTNPLHGLYFATRFVADPFPHLAITHGLFHWVVTGLSYALVTVGFFMLFELFLEADYDTRPLGVLVGITALPVTLDIVGYVSDFLLDINHEPLGVALFAFGVLYVYDEAFLAVQLTDGVDDAVVYLDDDGRIKESNGKAQRLFPALSGSRGQNLETVLPAVTEILQTDEQILERNRGGGAEYYLVSDTSFSLGQVDIGRMLVFTDVTESERRRRELDRQNEQLEGFATAIRHELLNTLQIVTGRVSAAGDALNRGDVDLAKESLQSTSETADRMSEIVDGLATLARHGQTIDETMPVDLQPVVEGAWDRADTDGLTMAADVEGQVVADPTRLRDLFESGFTFAAHNDASMVTVSREADEIVITDDGTPAGETASEAFFEYGGAIPDAAAGMTLPNLRMLARTHGWDVTLDTEYQDGVRVVISNVTVARPVES, encoded by the coding sequence ATGAATTTGTTCGGGAGCCCTCCAGCGTTTCTTGCGTATGTCGCGGCGTACGCTCTCGCGGCGGTCGGTTGTGGTATCGGGCTCTACAGAGCGACTCGCATGGAAGACCCCGATACCCGCCGAGGGATGGTCGGGCTCCTCGTCTGTAGCGGTGGCTGGGCGGCGCTGGAGCTCGGGTTCCTGATCACGCCCGGGACGCTGGGGTACGCGTTCTACCTCGGCAGCCTCATCGTCGGGCTTGCGACGGTCGGCGCGTGGCTGTACTTCTGTTCGGCGTACACCGGTCGGGCCTTCCACCGGAACAGGTCGTACCGTGTGGTCGCTGTGAGCACGTATCTCAGTATCGTCATCGTAAAGCTGACCAATCCGCTGCACGGGCTCTACTTCGCCACGCGGTTCGTCGCCGACCCGTTCCCGCATCTGGCGATCACACACGGTTTGTTCCACTGGGTCGTGACGGGGCTTTCCTATGCGCTCGTCACTGTCGGCTTCTTCATGCTGTTCGAGTTGTTCCTCGAAGCCGACTACGACACCCGCCCGCTTGGCGTTCTCGTCGGTATTACCGCGCTCCCGGTGACGCTCGATATCGTCGGGTACGTCAGCGATTTCCTCCTCGATATCAACCACGAACCGCTTGGCGTGGCACTGTTCGCGTTCGGTGTCCTCTACGTGTACGACGAAGCGTTTCTCGCCGTACAGTTGACCGACGGCGTCGATGATGCCGTGGTGTATCTCGACGATGACGGCCGCATCAAGGAGTCAAACGGCAAGGCACAGCGGCTCTTCCCAGCACTATCCGGAAGCCGCGGACAAAATCTTGAGACGGTGTTGCCGGCCGTCACGGAGATACTGCAGACGGACGAGCAGATTCTCGAACGAAACCGAGGTGGCGGAGCGGAGTATTACCTCGTCAGCGACACCTCGTTTTCACTGGGCCAGGTCGATATCGGTCGGATGCTCGTGTTTACCGACGTGACCGAGAGCGAGCGGCGTCGGCGCGAACTTGACCGGCAGAACGAGCAATTGGAAGGGTTCGCCACTGCAATCAGACACGAACTGCTGAACACGCTCCAGATAGTCACCGGCCGCGTCTCCGCCGCCGGCGACGCCCTGAACCGCGGGGACGTCGACTTGGCGAAGGAATCCCTCCAGTCAACGTCTGAGACAGCCGACCGGATGTCCGAAATCGTCGACGGACTCGCGACGCTGGCTCGACATGGGCAGACGATCGACGAAACAATGCCTGTCGACCTCCAGCCAGTCGTCGAAGGAGCCTGGGACCGTGCCGACACTGACGGGCTCACCATGGCGGCCGACGTGGAGGGACAGGTCGTCGCCGACCCGACACGCTTGCGGGACCTCTTCGAGAGCGGGTTCACGTTCGCGGCACACAACGACGCGTCGATGGTCACCGTTTCGCGGGAGGCCGACGAGATCGTCATCACCGACGACGGGACCCCGGCGGGCGAGACAGCGTCGGAGGCCTTTTTCGAGTACGGCGGCGCGATACCGGACGCCGCGGCCGGGATGACGCTCCCGAACTTGCGGATGCTTGCACGGACCCACGGCTGGGACGTGACACTCGATACTGAATATCAGGACGGCGTTCGCGTCGTCATCTCGAACGTGACAGTGGCGCGACCGGTGGAAAGCTGA
- a CDS encoding GNAT family N-acetyltransferase, translating into MSPTVRTARHDDYDDIVDLTSDVWADRAMADYIPDVFRDWVDDDGPNRKTLVVDVDGHAVGLAQAVILTETEAWFQGMRVDSDHRGKGFGSLLTEHLIEWAADAGASVGRSMVFSWNEAGLGQSLAAGFEAVTSFRWAHPDPADETPEMTVRNDPTNAWRYWQESDGRGVLSGLALDSGESWALSTLTRETLDRLAADQTVLTIGDDGPQGMACRVRTTDADGEQLAEYAVGVWSDVDAARALFTAIAADAATLGVDGTRVLIPETPRHVAQAAYASGNIDECPDFVLEIDGLEELS; encoded by the coding sequence ATGTCGCCGACTGTTCGGACGGCTCGTCACGACGACTACGACGATATTGTGGACCTGACCAGCGATGTCTGGGCCGACCGTGCGATGGCTGATTACATCCCCGACGTGTTCCGTGACTGGGTCGACGATGACGGCCCCAACCGGAAAACCCTCGTCGTCGACGTTGACGGCCACGCCGTCGGCCTCGCGCAGGCCGTCATACTCACCGAGACTGAGGCATGGTTCCAGGGCATGCGTGTCGACTCGGATCACCGGGGGAAGGGGTTCGGGTCGCTGCTGACCGAGCACCTCATCGAATGGGCGGCCGATGCCGGCGCGTCAGTCGGTCGAAGCATGGTGTTTTCCTGGAACGAGGCTGGGCTCGGCCAGTCGCTGGCTGCTGGCTTCGAAGCGGTCACGTCGTTCCGCTGGGCGCACCCCGATCCGGCGGACGAGACGCCCGAAATGACTGTCCGGAACGACCCCACGAATGCGTGGCGCTACTGGCAGGAGAGCGACGGCCGAGGTGTCCTGTCCGGGCTTGCGCTCGACAGTGGGGAGAGCTGGGCGCTCTCGACGCTGACGCGGGAAACACTCGACCGGCTGGCGGCCGACCAGACTGTCCTCACTATCGGGGATGACGGGCCACAGGGGATGGCCTGTCGGGTCCGAACGACAGACGCTGACGGCGAGCAACTTGCGGAGTACGCAGTCGGAGTGTGGAGCGATGTCGACGCTGCACGGGCCTTGTTCACTGCGATAGCCGCCGACGCAGCGACCCTTGGCGTCGACGGAACGCGGGTACTCATTCCCGAGACACCGCGCCACGTCGCCCAGGCCGCGTACGCCAGCGGGAACATCGATGAGTGCCCGGACTTCGTGCTCGAGATAGACGGCCTCGAAGAGTTATCATAA
- a CDS encoding DUF5789 family protein, whose translation MADNKNGREAQAQNEERRQRERAIAEELKRADEPEPPVDPTELAYFETELETLEFPATAAEVVATVGDHEIESADETYTVADLLPDTEVESFDSPAEVRARVQRPTVAEAMKRVVAAADEHQSASFGASQRDGYERTFRELQAIDADDDDEGIRAIADWIIEHIHENEKLPGSRDVRREAAEFCRSNGYSVRNDEWLGI comes from the coding sequence ATGGCAGACAACAAGAACGGCCGCGAAGCCCAGGCCCAGAATGAGGAGCGTCGCCAGCGGGAGCGTGCTATCGCCGAGGAACTTAAGCGCGCGGACGAACCTGAGCCGCCGGTTGACCCGACGGAACTCGCGTACTTCGAGACAGAACTCGAAACGCTCGAATTCCCGGCGACTGCGGCTGAAGTGGTCGCTACGGTCGGCGACCACGAGATCGAGTCGGCCGACGAGACGTACACTGTCGCGGACCTCCTGCCCGATACAGAGGTCGAGTCTTTCGACTCGCCAGCCGAGGTCCGGGCCAGAGTCCAGCGACCGACGGTAGCCGAGGCGATGAAACGCGTCGTGGCGGCCGCCGACGAACACCAGAGCGCGTCGTTCGGGGCCTCACAGCGTGATGGCTACGAGCGGACGTTCCGGGAGCTACAGGCTATCGACGCGGATGACGACGACGAGGGCATTCGGGCCATCGCCGACTGGATTATTGAGCACATTCACGAGAACGAGAAGCTTCCCGGGTCCCGCGACGTTCGCCGTGAAGCGGCGGAGTTCTGCCGGTCGAACGGCTACTCGGTTCGCAACGACGAGTGGCTCGGCATCTGA
- a CDS encoding ubiquitin-like small modifier protein 1 — protein MEWKLFAHLRDAADGQSVSVDIEGDATVETALDALLATRPALAEEVLDENEELADHIRVLVDGEDPFAAGEGLATAVDEETELALFPPVSGG, from the coding sequence ATGGAGTGGAAACTGTTCGCACACCTCCGGGACGCGGCTGACGGCCAGTCGGTCAGCGTCGATATTGAGGGGGACGCCACGGTCGAAACGGCGCTCGACGCGCTGCTTGCGACGCGACCGGCGCTCGCTGAGGAGGTGCTCGACGAGAACGAAGAGTTGGCCGACCACATCCGGGTGCTCGTCGACGGTGAAGACCCGTTCGCCGCCGGCGAAGGGCTGGCGACGGCAGTCGATGAGGAAACGGAACTGGCGCTGTTCCCGCCGGTCAGCGGCGGTTGA
- the gatD gene encoding Glu-tRNA(Gln) amidotransferase subunit GatD gives MNAGDRVRVERAAQTYEGVLLPSSTPDHLVVKLDGGYNVGIDREDASIDVLESDVYDVESAQDEQSQSAIEFDDDLPTVSLISTGGTIASTVDYRTGAVTAQFDAEDVLRAVPDLAGMANYRGRVVANILSENMTPAVWQDLAQAVHEEIENGADGIVVMHGTDTMQYSASALSFMLDTPVPIVFTGSQRSADRPSSDNVMNAVSAVEAATSDCAEVLVCMHADESDDRCALHRGTRVRKNHTSRRDAFETVGAKPLGEVDYDIDGESTVTFHREYTERDAVDLALHDNIETDVELLKFSPGMDPSLLEAAAEGSEGIVIEGTGLGHVNTDWIGTIEELDIPMVMTSQCLEGRVCDRVYDTGRDLLDAGVIEGEDMLPGTAKVKLMWALANSDDVADTMQEPLAGEIQQRSTPWL, from the coding sequence ATGAACGCAGGCGACCGGGTCCGCGTCGAACGCGCGGCCCAGACATACGAGGGCGTGTTGCTCCCATCGAGTACGCCCGACCACCTCGTCGTCAAACTCGACGGCGGGTACAACGTTGGCATCGACCGCGAAGATGCGTCTATCGACGTGCTGGAGTCGGATGTGTACGATGTCGAGAGCGCACAGGACGAACAGAGCCAGTCGGCAATCGAATTTGACGATGACCTCCCGACGGTCTCTCTTATTTCCACTGGTGGAACCATCGCCTCGACAGTCGATTACCGGACCGGGGCAGTGACAGCCCAGTTCGACGCCGAGGACGTGCTGCGGGCGGTCCCAGACCTGGCCGGGATGGCGAACTACCGCGGCCGCGTCGTCGCAAATATCCTCTCGGAGAACATGACCCCGGCAGTCTGGCAGGACCTCGCGCAGGCAGTCCACGAGGAAATCGAGAACGGGGCGGACGGAATCGTCGTCATGCACGGCACCGACACGATGCAGTACTCCGCGTCGGCGCTGTCGTTCATGCTCGACACGCCGGTTCCGATTGTGTTCACGGGCAGCCAGCGGTCGGCGGACCGGCCGTCCTCTGATAACGTGATGAACGCCGTCTCCGCCGTCGAGGCTGCGACGAGCGACTGTGCGGAAGTGCTGGTCTGTATGCACGCCGATGAGTCCGACGACCGCTGTGCGCTCCACCGGGGCACTCGCGTCCGGAAGAACCACACCTCGCGCCGGGACGCCTTCGAGACCGTCGGCGCGAAGCCACTCGGCGAGGTCGACTACGACATCGACGGCGAGAGCACTGTCACGTTCCACCGCGAGTACACCGAACGGGACGCCGTCGACCTAGCACTGCATGACAACATCGAGACGGACGTTGAACTCCTGAAGTTCTCGCCGGGGATGGACCCGTCGCTGCTCGAAGCCGCCGCCGAAGGCAGCGAGGGCATTGTCATCGAAGGGACGGGGCTCGGTCACGTCAACACCGACTGGATCGGGACCATCGAGGAACTGGACATCCCGATGGTCATGACCAGCCAGTGCCTCGAAGGCCGGGTCTGTGACCGCGTCTACGACACCGGTCGGGACCTGCTCGACGCCGGCGTCATCGAGGGCGAGGATATGCTCCCCGGCACAGCGAAGGTCAAGCTCATGTGGGCGCTGGCAAACAGCGACGACGTAGCCGATACGATGCAGGAGCCCCTTGCTGGCGAGATTCAGCAGCGCTCGACGCCCTGGTTGTAG
- a CDS encoding TrkA C-terminal domain-containing protein, giving the protein MTPLGPTLLAQIGANLQLGIVSRTLVEGVVWLLAITVLAATPAGAIAVFYRWYVRERIQTGLALLFGLTAVVLVIGATTALSEVILGDEDVLAAGAVLLNLAAFLAGGVGAYGGMRMGDRLGVDLFAATGGRNINADVSEIVQTVGRVTSVRLPEDIDDIIGYDPMPDETKETLANRRFLFPRRLTKDELRDRLVARLKTDYGVGHVDVELADDGTVDYLAVGSRAAGIGPTLPPSTNAVAIQADPAHAASAGDLVQVWEQAPAKRVLTGELRGVADDVVTVAIDAADTPKLDPQTRYKLVTLPVQDRSDREFASLLRAADETMGTATVEPGSTLDGAPVGSLAVSVVAITRDDTAPETIPSRERVLAAGDTIYAIATPDALRRLEQATEGTDEPGTTAAVTDELGSDTDGDDGQSGASDAVARTEQTDGTEEPAADATAATANDGAPNADATETEANDTANADADTSTADTAAADEPTETAVEDESAATSDGADAPADAEAEAMADTADSDESPDDDPLEALRNTDMEEPSDDLTADEAFDDLPADDGDDTVEVWDPEERIAEADGEPAADEANDSDSIASEAPTEDGDGEDDESTAGDDSEKPN; this is encoded by the coding sequence ATGACGCCGCTCGGCCCGACACTGCTCGCACAGATCGGTGCGAACCTGCAACTGGGGATAGTGTCACGAACGCTGGTCGAAGGCGTTGTCTGGCTCCTCGCCATTACGGTCCTCGCCGCGACGCCGGCTGGTGCTATCGCCGTCTTCTACCGCTGGTACGTCCGTGAACGCATTCAGACCGGGCTGGCGCTCCTGTTCGGATTGACTGCGGTCGTCCTCGTTATCGGAGCGACGACCGCGCTCAGTGAGGTTATTCTCGGTGATGAGGACGTGCTGGCGGCCGGTGCAGTCCTGCTGAATCTCGCCGCATTCCTCGCTGGCGGTGTCGGGGCCTACGGCGGGATGCGAATGGGGGACCGGCTTGGCGTCGACCTCTTTGCCGCGACCGGCGGCCGGAACATCAACGCCGACGTGAGCGAGATCGTTCAGACCGTCGGCCGCGTCACGTCTGTTCGCCTTCCCGAGGATATCGACGACATCATCGGCTACGACCCGATGCCCGACGAGACCAAAGAGACGCTCGCCAACCGGCGGTTCCTCTTCCCCCGGCGGCTGACGAAAGACGAACTCCGGGACCGGCTGGTCGCTCGGCTCAAGACCGACTACGGCGTCGGCCACGTGGACGTCGAACTGGCCGACGACGGCACCGTCGACTACCTCGCCGTCGGCTCGCGGGCGGCCGGCATCGGCCCGACGCTGCCGCCCTCGACGAATGCCGTCGCAATCCAGGCTGACCCGGCCCATGCTGCAAGCGCTGGCGATCTGGTTCAGGTCTGGGAGCAAGCGCCGGCGAAACGCGTGCTCACCGGCGAACTCCGGGGCGTCGCCGACGATGTGGTAACGGTCGCTATCGACGCCGCCGACACGCCGAAACTTGACCCGCAAACGCGGTACAAGCTTGTCACGCTCCCAGTGCAGGACCGCTCCGACCGAGAGTTCGCTTCGCTGCTCCGTGCGGCCGACGAGACGATGGGAACCGCCACTGTTGAACCGGGGAGCACGCTTGACGGCGCGCCGGTCGGCAGCCTGGCAGTCTCGGTGGTCGCGATCACCCGCGACGACACAGCGCCGGAGACAATCCCATCCCGCGAACGCGTCCTCGCGGCCGGTGACACAATCTACGCAATCGCCACCCCGGACGCGCTGCGGCGGCTGGAACAGGCAACGGAGGGGACAGACGAACCGGGCACGACGGCGGCTGTGACGGACGAACTGGGCAGCGATACTGATGGCGATGATGGCCAGTCAGGCGCGTCCGACGCTGTTGCCCGGACCGAGCAGACTGACGGGACGGAAGAACCGGCGGCTGATGCGACTGCTGCCACGGCTAACGACGGCGCACCGAATGCCGACGCGACCGAGACTGAGGCTAATGACACGGCAAACGCTGATGCGGACACATCCACGGCCGACACCGCCGCTGCCGACGAGCCGACTGAGACCGCTGTTGAGGATGAGTCGGCGGCGACCAGCGACGGCGCGGATGCACCAGCAGACGCCGAAGCTGAAGCCATGGCGGACACTGCCGACAGCGACGAGTCCCCGGACGACGACCCGCTAGAAGCACTCCGGAACACCGACATGGAAGAGCCAAGCGACGATCTGACTGCGGACGAGGCGTTCGACGACCTGCCGGCGGACGACGGCGACGACACTGTCGAGGTGTGGGACCCAGAAGAGCGAATCGCCGAGGCGGACGGCGAGCCGGCCGCCGACGAAGCCAACGACAGCGACTCGATAGCTTCTGAAGCGCCGACCGAGGACGGAGACGGCGAAGATGACGAATCAACTGCTGGTGACGATTCGGAGAAACCAAACTGA